In Streptomyces sp. NBC_01381, the sequence ACCGGCGCGATCCGCGCGATGATCACTTCCGCGTCCGCGGAGGCCAGCGGCTCCACCTGGATCACGTACCGCAGCATCGCCGTGCCCACGAGCTGCGCGGCCGCGAGCTCCGCCCGCAGCTCCGCGTCCGGCTGGTCGATGCGGCGCGCCACCTTGCCGAGCAGCTGCGTCACGATGAGGCGGCGGAAGACCGCGGCCGCCGTGTCGTTGTTCACCGCGGAGCGCACGATCGCCAGGAGCGGGACGCGGGTCGCCGGGTTCTCCCAGACGCCGAAGACGAAGCGGGTAAGACGCTCGCCGACCTCGTCGAGCGGGCCGTCCTCGACCGCCGCGGGCGCCTCAAGGGCGGGCGCGAAGGCGACCTCGATCGCCGAGGCGAAGACCTGCTCCTTGGTCCCGAAGTAGTGGTGCACGAGCGCCGAGTCCACCCCGGCCGCCTTCGCGATCCCGCGCACGGAGGTCTTCTCGTACCCACGTGCGGAGAACTCGGTGCGGGCCGCCTCCAGGATCCGGTCCCGCATCGCGGGCCCCTCGGCCGACTGCATACGCGACGGACGCCCCCTGCGCCGCGGAGCCGCATCTCCCTCGGCCGCGCCGCCCTTCGCCGCGCCGCCCCGTGCCGCCGCCGTCACGACCGGGGCACCTGCACCGCGGACGCCAGATGCAGCCGCGTATAGGCGAGGGCCTCGGCGAGATCGGCCTCACGTTCGGCGCTGGACATCGCACGCCGCGTATTGACCTCGATGACGACGTGCCCGTCGAAACCGCTCGTCGCGAGGCGTTCGAGCAGCTCGGCGCAGGGCTGTGTGCCGCGGCCCGGCACCAGGTGCTCGTCCTTGGCCGAGCCCTTGCCGTCGGCGAGGTGGACATGGCCGAGGCGGGCGCCCATGCGGTCGATCATCTGCAGCGCGTCCGTGCGGGCGGTCGCGGTGTGGCTGAGGTCGATCGTGAAGTGGCGGTAGTCGTCCTTGGTGACGTCCCAGTCGGGGGCGTACGCGAGCATCTCGCGGTCGCGGTAGCGCCACGGATACATGTTCTCGACAGCGAAGCGGACGTCCGTCTCGTCGGCCATCCGCCAGATGCCCTCGACGAAGGCGGACGCGTACTGCCGCTGCCAGCGGAAGGGCGGGTGCACGACGACCGTCGAGGCGCCCAGCTTCTCGGCGGCGGCCTGGGCGCGCTGGAGCTTCACCCAGGGGTCCGTGGACCACACGCGCTGCGTGATCAGCAGACATGGCGCGTGCACGGCGAGGATCGGGATCTGGTGGTAGTCGCTCAGCCTGCGCAGGGCCTCGATGTCCTGGCTGACGGGGTCGGTCCAGACCATGACCTCGACGCCGTCGTACCCCAGGCGCGCGGCGATCTCGAAGGCCGTCGCCGTCGACTCCGGATAGACCGAGGCGGTCGACAGGGCGACCTTCGCATCCGGGATGCGCACCACTGGTTCTGCCACGAGGGACAGCGTACGGGCCCTTGCGCGACGCCGGGGAGGTGGTCTGCCGCAGTGGCCTACGTCACCGGCCCGCCGGTCACGGGCTCACGTCCTCAGGCGCTGGGAGGTGATCGAGCCGCCGCAGGATCACGCCCTCGCGCAGCGCCCAGGGGCAGATCTCCAGGGTCTCGACGCCGAACAGATCCATCGCGCCCTCCGCGACGAGCGCCCCCGCGAGCAGCTGTCCGGCCCGCCCTTCGGAGACCCCCGGCAGCTCGGCGCGCTCCGCCGCCGTCATCGCGGCCAGCTGCGGAACCCAGTCCTCCAGGGACTTCCGCTTCAGCTCACGCTGTACGTAGAGGCCATCGGCCGAGCGCGCGGCGCCGGCCAGCCTGGCGAGCTGCTTGAACGTCTTCGAGGTCGCCACGACATGGTCCGGGCTGCCGAAGCGGCTGAACTCCCCCACCGTGCGGGCGATCTGGGCGCGCGCATGCCGTCGCAGCGCCTTCACGTCGTGCGGGGCCGGCGGGTCCTCGGCCAGCCAGGCCGAGGTGAGCCGGCCCGCGCCGAGCGGCAGGCTGACCGCCGCGTCCGGTTCCTCGTCGATGCCGTACGCGATCTCGAGAGACCCACCGCCGATGTCGATGACCAGGAGCTTCCCCGCCGACCAGCCGAACCAGCGGCGGGCCGCCAGGAAGGTGAGCCGGGCCTCCTCGGCGCCGGTGAGGACCTGCAGGTCGACGCCGGTCTCCTCCTTCACGCGGGCGAGCACCTGGTCCGCGTTGCTGGCCTCGCGGACCGCGGAGGTGGCGAAGGGCAGCAGGTCCTCCACGCCCTTGTCCTCGGCCGCCTCCAGGGCGTCACGGACCGTGGCGACGAGCCTTTCGACGCCTTCGGGGCCGATGGCTCCCGCCTCGTCGAGGAGTTGGGCGAGGCGCAGGTCGGCCTTGTGCGAGTGCGCGGGCAGCGGGCGTGCGCCGGGGTGGGCGTCCACCACCAGCAGATGCACCGTGTTCGAACCTACGTCGAGGACACCGAGTCTCATATACGGAACGCTACTGCTCGTACGGCGGTCGCTGGTCCTCGGACCGGGTACCGCGCGCATACCCTGGAGTCGTGCCAAAGACGAAAAAGGCGAAGACCGACAAAACGAAGTCGAAGAAGAAGTCGGGGAAGCCGGAGAAGGTGCAGAAGTCCCAGCCGGACGAGAAGGGCCTCGACTTCGCCCGTGCCTGGGTGGAGTTCCCGGATCCCGCGGACGACGAGCAGGTCTTCCGTTGTGATCTGACATGGCTGACCTCTCGGTGGAGCTGCATCTTCGGAAGCGGCTGCCAGGGCATCCAGGCGGGCCGGGCGGACGACGGCTGCTGCACGCTGGGCGCGCACTTCTCGGACGAGGACGACGAGAAGCGGGTCGCCGGGTTCGTGGCACGGCTCACGCCGGACATCTGGCAGCACCACGACATCGGCACGGAGACCGGCTGGGTGTCGACGGACGAGGACGGCGAGCGCCAGACCCGCCCGTACAACGGCTCCTGCATCTTCCAGAACCGCCCCGGGTTCGCGGGCGGCGCGGGCTGCTCGCTGCACATCCTGGCCCTCAAGGAGGGCCGCGAGCCGCTGGAGACGAAGCCGGACGTGTGCTGGCAGCTGCCGGTGCGGCGGACGTACGACTGGATCGACCGGCCCGACGACACGCGGGTTCTGCAGGTGTCGATCGGTGAGTACGACCGGCGTGGCTGGGGCCCCGGCGGGCACGATCTGCACTGGTGGTGCACGTCGGCGACGTCGGCGCACGGTGCGGGGGATCCGGTGTACGTGTCCTACCGCCCCGAGCTGACGGAGATGATGGGCAAGGCGGGCTACGACCGCCTTGCCGAGCTGTGCGAGGAACGACTGGCGTCGCAGCTGCCGCTGGTGGCGCCGCATCCTGCCGATCCGGCTCGGTGACTGGGCGAGGGCCTGCTCGCCCTCAATCGCCGGACGGGCTGAATCAGCCCTCACTCGGGCTCGGCTCCCCGCTGCCGTCGGTCGGTGACGGGGTGGGGGTCGGAGTCGGGTCCGTGGGAGTCGGCGTCGGCTCCGGGTCCGACGGCGTAGGCGTGGGAGTAGGTGTCGGCGTCGGGTCCGTAGGCGTAGGGCGCGGGACCGGTGTCGTCGGGCCCGTCGCACGCCCGTACCCGTCGATCGACACGATCGCCCCCGCGGGGGCGATGGACACGCGCGCGCTCCAGTGCCCCGCGGGCTCACGGTCGTGGTCCACGTACACCCGGAGCGTGAACGTCTCGCCCGGCGAGAGCGTTCCGGAGGAGCGGCTCAGGTAGAGCCAGGAGGCGCCGGCGCTCGCCGACCAGCGGACCGGCTCACCCCCGGAGGCCCTCAGCGTGATCAGCGTCGTGCCGCCGCTCGGCTGTGCCGCCACGGTGAGGCGGCCGGGCCCCGTCGAGGAGTGCGACGGCGGCGAGCCGCCGCTGATGACCTCTACGGAGACGTCCGGTGAGCGGCTGCCCGCGGTGAACCGCGGGTCCGGCGGCGTCTGCGCGTTGCCCGCGTTCTCGTAGTCCTCACGGCGCCGGTCGCCGTCCATGCCGTCGGAATCGCCCGCCTCGGTGGCGCTGACGGAGGTGCCGTCCGCGCCCTCTCCGGTCAGCGGCGCCCCGCGGTATGCCGCCCAGAGGGCGAGCACCGGGGCGGCGATCACGGTGGCGACGACCGTTGTCGTCACGGCACGCGCGCGTAGCCGGTGGCGGCGGGCGGCGTGGTCCTTGGGGTCCATCGGGAAGCCCCGCCGGTCGAAGCGCGGAGCGCCGCCACGCGCGCGCGGGACATGCGCCATCGCCACGTGCACGGCGGGGCGCGGCGCCGCGACGACGGGCAGCGCGGCCGGCGAGGCCGCCGTGCCGGGCCACGCCCCGGAGCCCGCGCGCTCGGCGGTGAGCCGGCAGCGCGGGCAGTCGTCGACGTGCCGGACGAGCTCGCGGCGCAGGGCCGTGCCCAGGAGGAGCTGGTTGTCGCCGGTGAGGCGGGCGACGATCGGGCAGGTGCCGGTCTCCACGACGGCGAGCGCGGCCCGGGTGCGCTCCACCTCGCAGGCGGCGGACGCGAGGAGGTCGCGGGTCCTGCCGAGGTCGAGGCCGACGACGGCTGCGACCTCCTGGGGGGCAAGCTGGTGGCGTACGGCGAGCTCCAGGGCCTCCCGCTGCTCTGGAGTCGTCCCCGCGGCCTCGGGCCAGGCCAGCTGGGCGAGTTCGCGGCGCCGCTGCCGGTCCGTCTCGTCGTCCGGCTGTTGCGCGGCGGAAGCGGAGGCCTTCGGAGAGGCACTCCCGCCGGAGGCGTGCGCGCCGCCCTGCCGCTTGCGTCTGGCGTCGGCGAGCGCGCGCAGGCAGACCCAGCGCGCGAGCGCGTACAGCCAGGGTCTGAGTTCGGACGCGGCGGCGGGACCGCGCGAGCCGCGGCGCTCGGCGATGGCCAGTACGTCGCCCAGGGCGGTGGTCGCGGCGTCGTGATCACAGAGGACGGACAGGCAGTACGTGAACAGGCCGTCCAGACAAGGTTCGTAGCGTGCGGGCGGCGCGTGCGGCACCGAGCGGGGCACTACGCGCTGGCGCGCGTCTCTGTGCGCCCGGTGTGCGCCGGTTGCTTGCGTGGGGGATTCCGGCCTGCTGCTCATCACCCGTGCGAAGTTAGGCGGATGATGCCGGGTCCCTCCTCCCTCTTGAGCACATTTAATCCTTACGGGTGAACAGATCCCTCAAAAGGGGACAGGAACCCATGATTCCGTGACCCGCGCCCCCTCGGCACCGGCGCGCGTACCGCGTTGTCAGTGCTGCCCGCTACGGTTCGGTTCATGGCTGCCCGTACGAAGTCGAGCAAGGACCGGCCGTCCTACCGCTGCACCGAGTGCGGCTGGCAGACGGCCAAGTGGCTCGGCCGCTGCCCCGAATGCCAGGCCTGGGGGACGGTCGAGGAGTACGGCGCGCCCGCTGTCCGCACCACCGCCCCCGGCCGCGTCACCTCCTCCGCCCTGCCCATCGGCGAGGTCGACGGCCGCCAGGCCACCGCACGCTCCACCGGAGTGCCCGAGTTCGACCGCGTCCTGGGCGGCGGCCTCGTCCCCGGCGCCGTGGCGCTGCTCGCGGGCGAACCGGGCGTCGGCAAGTCGACGCTGCTCCTGGACGTCGCGGCGAAGTCGGCGAGCGACGAGCACCGCACGCTCTATGTCACCGGCGAGGAGTCGGCGAGCCAGGTCCGGCTGCGCGCCGACCGCATCAAGGCCATCGACGACCACCTCTACCTGGCGGCGGAGACCGATCTCGCCGCCGTTCTGGGCCACTTGGACGCGGTGAAGCCGTCCCTCCTGATCCTCGACTCGGTCCAGACGGTCGCGTCGCCGGAGATCGACGGGGCGCCCGGCGGCATGGCCCAGGTCCGCGAGGTGGCCGGCGCGCTGATCCGCGCCTCCAAGGAGCGTGGCATGTCGACGCTCCTGGTCGGCCATGTCACCAAGGACGGCGCGATCGCGGGACCGCGCCTCCTGGAGCACCTCGTGGACGTCGTCCTGTCCTTCGAGGGCGACCGCCACGCCCGCCTCCGCCTCGTCCGAGGCGTCAAGAACCGCTACGGGACGACGGACGAGGTCGGCTGCTTCGAGCTGCACGACGAGGGCATCACCGGCCTCACCGACCCCAGCGGCCTCTTCCTCACCCGCCGCGCGGAGGCCGTCCCCGGCACCTGTCTGACGGTCACGCTGGAGGGCCGCCGCCCCCTGGTGGCCGAGGTCCAGGCGCTCACGGTCGACTCGCAGATCCCCTCCCCGCGCCGCACCACATCGGGCCTGGAGACCTCCCGCGTCTCGATGATGCTGGCCGTTCTGGAGCAGCGCGGCCGCATCACGGCACTCGGAAAGCGCGACATCTACAGCGCCACGGTGGGCGGCGTGAAGCTCTCCGAGCCGGCCGCGGACCTCGCCATCGCGCTCGCCCTGGCCAGCGCGGCGAGCGACACCCCGCTGCCCAAGAACCTGGTCGCGATCGGCGAAGTGGGCCTCGCGGGCGAGGTCAGACGGGTCACGGGCGTCCAGCGCAGACTGGCCGAGGCGCACCGTCTGGGCTTCACGCACGCCCTCGTTCCCGCCGACCCCGGCAAGGTCCCGCCCGGCATGAAGGTCACCGAAGTCGCCGACATGGGGGACGCGCTGCGCGTGCTTCCGAGGTCGCGTCGCAGAGAGGCCCCACGGGAGGAGGAAGACCGCCGGTAGACTTTGCCCTGGTCTCGCCCATCCGTACGAAGCAGTCGTACGGACCGGGGCTTGGACAACCCGCGACCCGAGGAGTGCAGTGGCAGCCAACGACCGGGCGTCAGCTCCCGGCAAGCCCGGTGGAAGCTCCGGTGCAGATGGGCTGATGCGCGCCTCCCTGAGCGCGGTCGCGCCGGGCACAGGCCTGCGCGACGGCCTCGAGCGGATCCTCCGCGGCAACACCGGTGGGCTCATCGTCCTCGGCTGGGACAAGACCGTCGAATCGATGTGTACGGGCGGCTTCATCCTGGACGTCGAGTTCACGGCGACGCGGCTGCGCGAGCTCTGCAAGCTCGACGGCGGCATCGTCATCGACAAGGACGTCACCAAGATCCTGCGGGCGGGCGTGCAGCTCGTCCCCGACCCGACGATCCCCACCGAGGAGACGGGCACCCGGCACCGCACCGCGGACCGCGTGTCCAAGCAGGTGGCCTTCCCCGTGGTCTCCGTCTCCCAGTCCATGCGCCTGATCGCGATCTACGTGGACGGACAGCGCCGCGTCCTGGAGGACTCGGCGGCGATCCTGTCCCGCGCGAACCAGGCGCTCGCGACCCTGGAGCGCTACAAGCTCCGCCTCGACGAGGTCGCGGGCACGCTCTCCGCCCTGGAGATCGAGGACTTGGTGACGGTCCGCGATGTCACGGCGGTCGCCCAGCGCCTGGAAATGGTGCGCCGCATCGCCACGGAGATCGCCGAGTACGTGGTGGAGCTCGGAACCGACGGCCGTCTTCTCGCCCTCCAGCTGGACGAGTTGATCGCGGGCGTCGAGCCGGAGCGCGAACTGGTGGTCCGGGACTACGTCCCGGAGCCGACCGCGAAGCGCTCCCGCACGGTGGACGAGGCGCTCTTCGAACTGGACGCGCTGAGCCATGCGGAGCTGCTTGAACTGCCGATCGTGGCACGGGCGTTGGGCTACACCGGATCCCCGGAGGCCCTTGACTCCGCGGTCTCGCCGCGGGGCTTCCGCCTCCTGGCGAAGGTGCCGCGGCTGCCGGGCGCGATCATCGACCGCCTTGTCGAGCACTTTGGCGGACTGCAGAAGTTGCTCGCTGCGAGCGTCGATGATCTGCAGACAGTGGACGGGGTGGGGGAGGCGCGCGCACGTAGCGTGCGCGAGGGGCTTTCGCGGCTTGCGGAGTCGTCGATCCTGGAGCGGTACGTCTAGTAGATGGTGCGGCTGGGTGGGTGGTGAGTTTCCCGCCCACCCAGCCGATTACCCGGCGGCCGGCCGGCCGTCAGCCCTCTTCAAGCACGAACGACGCCTGCGCCGACCCCAGGCCAGGGGACTTGGCCTCGACGAGATACGTCCCCGGGTCCGCGCCCCCAGCGGACGGCGTCGCGCACCGCGGCTCGCTCGCCCGGCGGTCCCACTCCACGGTGTGCGTGACGCGCCCGTCCCCCGGCACGCGCAGCAGCAGGCTGCCGCCCCCGGCAGGGCAGTCCGCCGACGACCAGATCTCCTTGTCGCCCTCGGTCTGAGTGATCGTCAGGACCGTTTCCTTGCCGCCGAGATCCACCTTGCAGGCCTTGCCCGCACTGTTCTGGGCGATGATCTCGAACTTCGGCTTCTCACCGATCTCGTACGTGTTCTGGACGCTGCGCAGCTTCAACTTCACATCGCCGCGCACACAGTCGGGCAGCCGCGACCCCGCGGGCAGCTGACCGCCCGCGCCGCCACCGCCCTTGGCGCCGTCGTCCGACCCGCTGCCGTCACCGCCGCCGGAGGCACCGTCGGAGGCACCGGAGCCCGAGCCGTCTCCTGAACCGCCGCCCGAGCCCGAGCCGCCTCCGGAGCCCTCGTCGTCCGACTCGTCGCGCCCGCCCGGGTGTTCACTGATGGCGGGCCCGGAGCCGGAGGGGCCGGGTGTGATGGATGTGGCGGGCCCGGAACCTGACGGCCCGTCGGCGGTGTTCTTCCCGCCTCCGCCGCCCATCGTCAGCACCCACACGGCGAGGAGCGCGAGCAGCCCGACAAGGGACAGCAGAACGGCCCTCCGACGCCAGTAAATGGTGGAGGGAAGCGGCCCGACCGGATTGCGCAGAGATCCCACGCCCAAACCTTACGAGAGATCCGGGCCTTCTCCTGCCCCACCCGCCGCCCCGGGCAACAAAGTTTGCGGATCATCATCTCGGAACGGCCCACTCCGCTTACCCCGGCTACAGCCCGTTCCCCCCTCACCCCTGTCTGTCGTCAGGGGTCGGGACAGGTCGATCGCCGGATGTGACGATTCGGGCCCACTCCGTACCGTCCGTAATCATGGACACCATGACCGACGATCTCTACCGCGACATCACCGAATTCGCCCACGACACCCCGGCCTGGGTGCAGCACACCGCCGAGGTGTGGACGGAGCTGGGACTGCTGCTCTTCGGCGTGCTCTTCATAGTCGCCTGGTGGCGCTCCCGGCGCGGTGACCCGCGCGCCGTAGCGATAGCGGTGCTCGCCCCGCTCGTCACCGCGGTGGCGTATGTGTGCAGCGAGTTGATCAAATC encodes:
- a CDS encoding sugar phosphate isomerase/epimerase, producing the protein MAEPVVRIPDAKVALSTASVYPESTATAFEIAARLGYDGVEVMVWTDPVSQDIEALRRLSDYHQIPILAVHAPCLLITQRVWSTDPWVKLQRAQAAAEKLGASTVVVHPPFRWQRQYASAFVEGIWRMADETDVRFAVENMYPWRYRDREMLAYAPDWDVTKDDYRHFTIDLSHTATARTDALQMIDRMGARLGHVHLADGKGSAKDEHLVPGRGTQPCAELLERLATSGFDGHVVIEVNTRRAMSSAEREADLAEALAYTRLHLASAVQVPRS
- the disA gene encoding DNA integrity scanning diadenylate cyclase DisA, with the protein product MAANDRASAPGKPGGSSGADGLMRASLSAVAPGTGLRDGLERILRGNTGGLIVLGWDKTVESMCTGGFILDVEFTATRLRELCKLDGGIVIDKDVTKILRAGVQLVPDPTIPTEETGTRHRTADRVSKQVAFPVVSVSQSMRLIAIYVDGQRRVLEDSAAILSRANQALATLERYKLRLDEVAGTLSALEIEDLVTVRDVTAVAQRLEMVRRIATEIAEYVVELGTDGRLLALQLDELIAGVEPERELVVRDYVPEPTAKRSRTVDEALFELDALSHAELLELPIVARALGYTGSPEALDSAVSPRGFRLLAKVPRLPGAIIDRLVEHFGGLQKLLAASVDDLQTVDGVGEARARSVREGLSRLAESSILERYV
- a CDS encoding Ppx/GppA phosphatase family protein, which gives rise to MRLGVLDVGSNTVHLLVVDAHPGARPLPAHSHKADLRLAQLLDEAGAIGPEGVERLVATVRDALEAAEDKGVEDLLPFATSAVREASNADQVLARVKEETGVDLQVLTGAEEARLTFLAARRWFGWSAGKLLVIDIGGGSLEIAYGIDEEPDAAVSLPLGAGRLTSAWLAEDPPAPHDVKALRRHARAQIARTVGEFSRFGSPDHVVATSKTFKQLARLAGAARSADGLYVQRELKRKSLEDWVPQLAAMTAAERAELPGVSEGRAGQLLAGALVAEGAMDLFGVETLEICPWALREGVILRRLDHLPAPEDVSP
- the radA gene encoding DNA repair protein RadA, whose translation is MAARTKSSKDRPSYRCTECGWQTAKWLGRCPECQAWGTVEEYGAPAVRTTAPGRVTSSALPIGEVDGRQATARSTGVPEFDRVLGGGLVPGAVALLAGEPGVGKSTLLLDVAAKSASDEHRTLYVTGEESASQVRLRADRIKAIDDHLYLAAETDLAAVLGHLDAVKPSLLILDSVQTVASPEIDGAPGGMAQVREVAGALIRASKERGMSTLLVGHVTKDGAIAGPRLLEHLVDVVLSFEGDRHARLRLVRGVKNRYGTTDEVGCFELHDEGITGLTDPSGLFLTRRAEAVPGTCLTVTLEGRRPLVAEVQALTVDSQIPSPRRTTSGLETSRVSMMLAVLEQRGRITALGKRDIYSATVGGVKLSEPAADLAIALALASAASDTPLPKNLVAIGEVGLAGEVRRVTGVQRRLAEAHRLGFTHALVPADPGKVPPGMKVTEVADMGDALRVLPRSRRREAPREEEDRR
- a CDS encoding TetR/AcrR family transcriptional regulator; this translates as MQSAEGPAMRDRILEAARTEFSARGYEKTSVRGIAKAAGVDSALVHHYFGTKEQVFASAIEVAFAPALEAPAAVEDGPLDEVGERLTRFVFGVWENPATRVPLLAIVRSAVNNDTAAAVFRRLIVTQLLGKVARRIDQPDAELRAELAAAQLVGTAMLRYVIQVEPLASADAEVIIARIAPVVQRHLAGP